The Pseudomonas sp. MPC6 nucleotide sequence TCGATGGCGCCGCCACCGGCGAGGATCAGTGGACGCCTGGCGCCGGCGAGCAACTCGGTCATGCGGTTGATCGCGCTCGGCGAGGCACCGGCGCGGTCGATGTTCACTGGCAGGCTGGCGAGCAGGTCATCGGCCTCTTCGACCAGCACATCCAACGGGATTTCGATGTGCACCGGACGCGGACGACCGGCCTGGAACAGGGCAAAGGCACGGGCCAGCACACCCGGCAACTCGGATGCGGACATCAGGGTGTGGGAAAACGCCGCCACCCCGCCGACCAGGGCGCTCTGGTTCGGCAGCTCGTGCAGCTTGCCGCGACCGCCGCCCAACTGATTGCGGGTCTGCACGCTGGAGATCACCAGCATCGGGATCGAGTCGGCATAGGCCTGGCCCATGGCGGTGGTGATGTTGGTCATGCCCGGGCCGGTGATGATAAAGCACACGCCCGGCTTGCCGCTGGTGCGCGCATAGCCGTCGGCCATGAAGCCGGCGCCCTGTTCGTGGCGCGGAGTGACGTGGTTGATGCTCGAACGGGCCAGCCCGCGGTACAGCTCCACGGTGTGAACCCCGGGAATGCCGAATACCTGCTCCACCCCATAATCTTCGAGTAACTTGACCAATACTTCGCCGCACGTCGCCATGTCATTGCCCTTCTTGTTCGTTTGAGACGCCGGGCCTGCGCAGTGTTTATGATGAGTCGGCAGGTCCAGGGATGGCCTCATTGGAACGGGCGACACCTAGCCGCAACAATGGATAAAAAGTCATACTAGCCATGACCTCACGTCATACCTTGGATCCCAATGAAACGATTGCCTCCCCTGCCGGCGCTGCACACTTTCCTGATCACCGCGCAGTGCTGCAACTTCACCCGGGCCGCCGAGCAGCTGTACATCACCCAAGGCGCGGTGAGTCGGCAGATCGCCGGGCTGGAAGATCATCTGGGATATGAACTGTTCGTTCGCCAGGCCAGGGGCCTCGATCTCACGGCCGAAGGACGGGAGTGGCTGCCACGGGTCCAGCAGATTTTCGGCTTGATCGACGAGGCGGTGGAGCAGATCGGAGAGAAGCGCGAAACCTTGCAACTCAAGGCCCCGACCTGTGTCATGCGCTGGTTGTTGCCGCGGTTGTTGCAGTGGCAACGGGAACGTCCGGATGTGCCGGTAGAACTGACCACCACGGTCAAGCATGGGGTGGATTTTCATCGCGAACAGTTCGATGCGGCCGTGGTGTACGGCGTGCCACCGGACACCTCACTGGCGTCCCATCGGCTGTTTGACGAACAACTGACGCCGGTCTGCTCCAAGCCGTTGCTCGAAGGTCCGGTGCCGCTGATGACGCCGGAGGATCTGGAGCAGCACATGCTGCTGCACCCGACCCGGGATGAACGGGATTGGAAAGCCTGGCTGGCCACTGCGGATGTTCGCTTGAGCAATGTCGGCAAGGGTCAGCATTTCGAAACGCTGGACCTGGCGATGTCGATGGCGTCCCAGGGGACAGGCGTGGCGATCGGGGATTGGTCGTTGATTGGCGATGACTTGAGTGCCGGGCGGCTGGTCATGCCGTTTGAATTGAAGGTCAAGACGGGGTTGGCGTATTACCTGGTTTTCCCGGAAAAACCCGGGCCTTCGCCGAAGTTGCGTGAGTTGATGGGGTGGTTAGTGGAACAGGCTCAGGCGCGGTGATGCCGGGTACCTGATCGTTCCCACGTTCTGCGTGGGAACGATCAGGTACGGCGGGTTACCACTTCATCTCGCCCTTGGCGACTTTGGCGCTCAGTTCAAGCGAGCTTTCTTCACCCAGCTTCGGGTAGCGTTTTTTCATCGCGCCGATCAGCTCGGCAGCATCCTTTGCCTTGGCGGTTTCTTCGTCGAAGGCCTTGATGTAATCGGCGGTGAACTTCACGGCGGCCAGGGAGCGGGCGCTTTCACCGAGGTAATGACCCGGCACAATGGTTTTCGGCTTCAGGGTTTCGATGGCGTGCAGCGTGGTCAGCCAATCGGCGTGGGACTGCGGCGTCTGGGTGTCGGCCATCCACACGTGGATGTTTTGCGCGACGACCACGCCACCGACCACAGCCTTGATCGACGGAATCCAGACAAAAGTGCGATCCGGCTGCTTGCCCTCAAGCCCCACCACCTGCAATTTCTGCCCTTCGAGCATCAGGCTGTCGCCTTTGAGTACCTGCGGCACGATGGTTTTGGCCGGTACGTCGGCGCCCATTTTCGGCCCCCAGAACGCCAGCTTGCCGTCTACGGTTTTCTGGATGTGGTCCACGGTCGGCTGCGAGGCGAGCACTTTGGCGTTGGGGAATGCGGCGGTCAGGGTGTCGAGGCCGAAGTAGTAATCCGGGTCACCGTGGCTGATGTAGATGGTGGTCAGTTGCTTGCCGCTGGCGCGGATCTTTTCGACCACTTGCTCGGCCTGGGATTTGCCAAATTGGGCATCCACCAAAATCGCGTCTTTCTCGCCGCTGACCAACACCGAGGTCACCGGGAAGATCGCCTTGTCGCCGGGGTTGTAAACGTCCAGGGTCAGGGTCGACGCTGCCGCAGCGTGGGCGGCGAATCCGAGGGTGGCGGTGGCCAGCAAAATGCGCTTGAGAGAGGTGAAACCGATCATCTGTTGCTCCGTTATTGGATGGCGTCGCAGCGCCTACAGGGGACAGAGCTTAGTTGCATGACTCAGTACAAAAAATGCGATGCTGGAACATAGTTTGTTTCTGAAAGCGGGCAAATCATGGATCGTCTACAAGCAATGCGGGTCTTCGTCACGGTGGTCGACCTCGGCAGCCAGTCAGCCGCCGCCGATCACCTGGACCTGTCACGGCCGGTGGTTTCGCGCTATCTGGCGCAGCTGGAGGATTGGGTCGGCGCACGCCTGATGCACCGCACCACGCGCAAGTTGAGCCTGACCGCCGCCGGCAGTGAAATCCTGCCCCGTTGTCGGCAAATGCTCGACCTGTCCACGGACATGCAAGCCGCCGTCAGCGAACCGGACGATGCACCGCGCGGCCTGCTGCGGATCAGCGTCAGCACTTCATTTGGTCAGGCACAACTGGCGGATGCCATGGCCGCTTACGTCAAACGTTACCCCGGCGTCAGCATCGACATGCAGATGCTCGACCGCACGGTGAACCTGGTGGATGAGCGCATTGATTTGGCGATTCGCACCAGCAACGACCTGGACCCGAACCTGATCGCGCGGCGCCTGACGGTCTGCCGCTCCGTGATCTGCGCCTCCCCCGCTTATCTGCTCGAATACCCGACGCCGCTGCGGGTCGAGGATCTGAGCCAGCACAATTGCCTGACCCACTCCTACTTCGGCAAAAGCCTCTGGCATTTCGAGGAGGACGGTGAGCAGGTTTCAGTGCCGGTACAGGGCAACATCAGCGCCAACGAAGCCAGTACCCTGTTGCGCGCGGCGATGGCCGGTGCCGGGGTGGCGATGCTCCCCAGTTATCAGGCCGGCGTGCATATCCACAGCGGCGAACTGATCCGCCTGCTGCCCCACGCCGAACCCCGGCAGATGAATGTTTACGCGGTGTACACCTCACGCAAACACATGCCGGCGACACTGCGCAGCATGCTGGATTTTCTGGTCCTCAGATTTCCGGAAGAGCCTGCGTGGGATATCGGCCTGTAACCAGATCAAATTGTGGGAGCGGGCTTGCTCGCGAAAGCGGTCGATCATTCAACAATGATGGCGACTGACCCACCGCTTTCGCGAGCAAGCCCGCTCCCACAAGGGGACATCAGCGTGCTGAATACCGGGTTACATGCAAATGCCGCTTTGGTGGCAACTCACTGGCACTGACCTATGCTCAAAGTAATACCCAAGGGTATTCGTTCAGAGGTCAGCGCCATGAACATCAGAACAAGAAGGTACCTCGCCATTTTCATTACCTGCGCAGCCACGCTTGCGCTGTACGGCACGGCGGCCTGGCGCGTCGAGCAGTTGCGCCAACTGCCCCGTGAAGCCGCGAGCTGCAACTTCGAGCGCTGCATGCCCCACAACGCGACCCTCAACGCCCTCCGCTGACGAAGGGGATCAGGTCCCGTTGCCCTGATCGGCCTTCAAGCGGTCGCGAAACGCCTTGGGCGAGATTCCCAGCCGGCGGCGGAACAGGCGCGTGAAGTTGGTCGGATCGGAAAACCCCAATACGTCGGACATTTCATAAATGGTCATGCTGGTGTAGGTCAGCAAGCGCTTGGCCTCCAGCAATTGACGTTCGTGCATGATCTGCAACGCCGGTTGCCCCGCCAGCTCACGGCACGTGCCGTTGAGGTGGGACACGGAAATCCCCAGGCGATGCGCCAGGTCCTCGACCTTGACGTGCTGGCGGTAGGTTTCTTCCACCAACTGAATAAAACCGTTGAGGTATTCCCGGGCTCGCTGCGGACGCTGGCTGGCGCAGCGGCGCTCAAGCACCTGACGGCTCACCCACACCATGATCACGCTGACCAGCGAATGCATGAGCATCTCGCGTGCCGGTTGATGGCCGGTGTACTCGTTCTGCAGCGCGGCAAACAGGCTGTTGAGGTACTCGCCGTCCTTGCCCGCCGGATAACTTTCCGCCTGGGCCAGGGCGTTGACCGCATTGCCCAGTTGCGCCTGCAGATGGGCGACCAGCGGTGCGGCGAGGGTGACGACAAACCCTTCGACGTCCTCGGAAAAGCGAAAGCCGTGCACCGACAGCGGTGGCAGGACCTGGATCGCCGGTTCAGTCAGTTGCGTACGTTTGCCTTCGATTTCAAGCTCGGCCTGACCTTTGAATACGAAGAGCAACTGGCATAAATCGGCGTGACGGTGGGGTTTGATTTCCCATTGGTGTTCGCGGCTGCGCTTGGAAATGGTTTCACAGTGCAGCAAGTCCGGGGTCGGCCAGTCCAGGCTTTCACCGTAGAGCTTGAACACTGGAATCGAAGGCAGGTCAGGCTTGTTCATCACTTCAATCCAGGCCTCAGGGGTGGCGGGCGATAATCGCACCGATTGGCAGAATGTACAGGTTCGGGCTCAGTTTTCACCTTCAATTGACGGACCCGCAAGTGAAAAATGCAAGCACTCGACCCATAAATTATCAGCACATCGTCGAGTCGGCACTCCAGTATTGCGTCGACTCGGCAGCAGCTCGAACAACCATCGCAGAAAATGACCGCGGACTTCCGTATGAGGCTATCGAATAGCCTACTACCGACTTACACTGGCGAGCACTTGCCCGCTCGCCTTGCGCCTGGCGGGTGTCAATCACTGCCCGCAGGTTCTACCGTGACCAACCTCAACCAGCCTGATACGCCCAAGCCGGCCATTCGCAGCGTGTTGATCGCCCTGATGCTGGCCATATTTCTCGGCGCGCTGGACCAGACCATCGTCGCCGTTTCAATGCCAGCCATCTCCGCGCAATTCAAGGACGTCAGCCTGTTGGCCTGGGTCATTTCCGGCTACATGGTGGCGATGACCGTTGCAGTGCCGATCTACGGCAAATTGGGCGATCTGTACGGCCGCCGCAAATTGATGCTGTTCGGCATGGGCTTGTTCACGCTGGCTTCGCTGTTTTGCGGCCTGGCCCAGAACATGGAGCATCTGGTGCTGGCGCGGATTGTTCAGGGCATCGGTGCGGGCGGGATGATTTCGGTCAGCCAGGCAATCATCGGCGATATCGTTCCACCCCGGGAACGCGGACGCTATCAGGGCTACTTCAGCAGTATGTACGCGGTGGCCAGCGTCGCCGGTCCGGTGCTCGGTGGCTACCTGACCGAATACCTGTCCTGGCGCTGGGTGTTTCTGATCAATCTGCCGCTGGGCCTGGGCGCGTGGCTGGTGGCCAATCACACATTGGTGGGGCTGCCGGTGCCGCAGCGCAAACCGATCATCGATTACTTCGGCACGTTATTGATGATCATCGGTTTGACCGCCTTGTTGCTGGGCATCACCGAGGTCGGCCAGGGCCATGCCTGGCGCAGTGCCGAAGTAATGGGCCTGCTCGCCTGCTCGGTCGTGGTCCTGGGGTTGTTTGTCTGGCAAGAGCGTCGGGCGCGGGAGCCGTTGCTGCCGATGCACCTGTTCGCCAACCGCAATGCGATCCTGTGCTGGTGCACGATTTTCTTCACCAGTTTCCAGGCGATCTCGCTGATTGTGCTGATGCCACTGCGCTTTCAAAGCGTCACCGGGGCCGGGGCCGACAGCGCCGCACTGCACCTGCTGCCATTGGCCATAGGCTTGCCGATCGGGGCGTATTTCGCCGGGCGCCGAACCTCGGTGACCGGACGTTACAAACCGATGATCCTGACGGGAGCCCTGCTCATGCCGGTTTCGATCCTGGGCATGGCATTCAGTCCGCCCCAGGCCTTTTTGTGGAGCAGCCTGTTCATGTTGCTCTGCGGTATCGCCTCCGGCATGCAGTTCCCGACGTCGTTGGTGGGGACGCAAAACGCGGTGGATCAGCGCGACATCGGAGTGGCCACCAGCACCACCAACCTGTTCCGCTCGCTGGGCGGCGCCGTGGGTGTGGCGTTGATGTCGGCACTGTTGCTGGCGCTGTTGCAGGATTCGGGTTTCGCCCACCTCGCAGGCTCGTCAATAGTCGCCGAGGGCAGTTCGGGGAATGTCTTGCTGGACGGTTTGAACGCTGCACCGGGGGATGCGCAGAATGCCTTGCGGGCGGAGTTGCTGCTGACTTTCCGGCATTTGCTGATGGTCAGTGCGGCGGTGTCGCTGCTGGGGCTGGCCGCGGCGATTGCCATGCCGAACAGGGTGTTGCGGGGGCGGGGGGATAAGGTTCGGTAGATGGAGCCTGGTTCGCCTGTAGGAGCCAGGCTTGCCGGCGAAGAACGATGACGCGGTGCAGCAGATACACCGCGGCGCCTGGTTCGCCCGTAGGAGCCAGGCTTGCCGGCGAAGAACGATGACGCGTATTACAGAGATACCGCGGCGCCTGGTTCGCGGG carries:
- a CDS encoding LysR family transcriptional regulator — its product is MDRLQAMRVFVTVVDLGSQSAAADHLDLSRPVVSRYLAQLEDWVGARLMHRTTRKLSLTAAGSEILPRCRQMLDLSTDMQAAVSEPDDAPRGLLRISVSTSFGQAQLADAMAAYVKRYPGVSIDMQMLDRTVNLVDERIDLAIRTSNDLDPNLIARRLTVCRSVICASPAYLLEYPTPLRVEDLSQHNCLTHSYFGKSLWHFEEDGEQVSVPVQGNISANEASTLLRAAMAGAGVAMLPSYQAGVHIHSGELIRLLPHAEPRQMNVYAVYTSRKHMPATLRSMLDFLVLRFPEEPAWDIGL
- a CDS encoding MDR family MFS transporter; protein product: MTNLNQPDTPKPAIRSVLIALMLAIFLGALDQTIVAVSMPAISAQFKDVSLLAWVISGYMVAMTVAVPIYGKLGDLYGRRKLMLFGMGLFTLASLFCGLAQNMEHLVLARIVQGIGAGGMISVSQAIIGDIVPPRERGRYQGYFSSMYAVASVAGPVLGGYLTEYLSWRWVFLINLPLGLGAWLVANHTLVGLPVPQRKPIIDYFGTLLMIIGLTALLLGITEVGQGHAWRSAEVMGLLACSVVVLGLFVWQERRAREPLLPMHLFANRNAILCWCTIFFTSFQAISLIVLMPLRFQSVTGAGADSAALHLLPLAIGLPIGAYFAGRRTSVTGRYKPMILTGALLMPVSILGMAFSPPQAFLWSSLFMLLCGIASGMQFPTSLVGTQNAVDQRDIGVATSTTNLFRSLGGAVGVALMSALLLALLQDSGFAHLAGSSIVAEGSSGNVLLDGLNAAPGDAQNALRAELLLTFRHLLMVSAAVSLLGLAAAIAMPNRVLRGRGDKVR
- a CDS encoding LysR substrate-binding domain-containing protein, which encodes MKRLPPLPALHTFLITAQCCNFTRAAEQLYITQGAVSRQIAGLEDHLGYELFVRQARGLDLTAEGREWLPRVQQIFGLIDEAVEQIGEKRETLQLKAPTCVMRWLLPRLLQWQRERPDVPVELTTTVKHGVDFHREQFDAAVVYGVPPDTSLASHRLFDEQLTPVCSKPLLEGPVPLMTPEDLEQHMLLHPTRDERDWKAWLATADVRLSNVGKGQHFETLDLAMSMASQGTGVAIGDWSLIGDDLSAGRLVMPFELKVKTGLAYYLVFPEKPGPSPKLRELMGWLVEQAQAR
- a CDS encoding MBL fold metallo-hydrolase — encoded protein: MIGFTSLKRILLATATLGFAAHAAAASTLTLDVYNPGDKAIFPVTSVLVSGEKDAILVDAQFGKSQAEQVVEKIRASGKQLTTIYISHGDPDYYFGLDTLTAAFPNAKVLASQPTVDHIQKTVDGKLAFWGPKMGADVPAKTIVPQVLKGDSLMLEGQKLQVVGLEGKQPDRTFVWIPSIKAVVGGVVVAQNIHVWMADTQTPQSHADWLTTLHAIETLKPKTIVPGHYLGESARSLAAVKFTADYIKAFDEETAKAKDAAELIGAMKKRYPKLGEESSLELSAKVAKGEMKW
- a CDS encoding helix-turn-helix domain-containing protein produces the protein MNKPDLPSIPVFKLYGESLDWPTPDLLHCETISKRSREHQWEIKPHRHADLCQLLFVFKGQAELEIEGKRTQLTEPAIQVLPPLSVHGFRFSEDVEGFVVTLAAPLVAHLQAQLGNAVNALAQAESYPAGKDGEYLNSLFAALQNEYTGHQPAREMLMHSLVSVIMVWVSRQVLERRCASQRPQRAREYLNGFIQLVEETYRQHVKVEDLAHRLGISVSHLNGTCRELAGQPALQIMHERQLLEAKRLLTYTSMTIYEMSDVLGFSDPTNFTRLFRRRLGISPKAFRDRLKADQGNGT